In the genome of Prosthecobacter algae, one region contains:
- a CDS encoding nuclear transport factor 2 family protein, translating to MKTEPTPIITRFIETMNGQDSAAFLTCFTPGAIVHDEGHSHQGHVEIQAWIEKAWASYQPHVELREIITTGPDTVFAGEVSGSFDGSPIVLRHHLTVADGLIVELRIAP from the coding sequence ATGAAAACCGAACCCACTCCCATCATCACCCGCTTCATCGAAACCATGAACGGCCAGGACAGCGCCGCCTTCCTCACCTGCTTCACGCCAGGAGCCATCGTACATGACGAAGGACATTCTCATCAAGGACATGTGGAAATTCAGGCTTGGATTGAAAAAGCCTGGGCATCCTATCAACCCCACGTGGAGCTTCGGGAAATCATCACAACCGGACCCGATACGGTGTTCGCAGGAGAGGTCTCCGGCAGCTTCGATGGCAGCCCGATTGTGCTTCGACATCATCTCACCGTAGCAGACGGATTGATTGTAGAGTTGCGGATTGCCCCCTGA